A window from Caulobacter sp. X encodes these proteins:
- a CDS encoding DUF2125 domain-containing protein → MTHSDAAPSRKARRSRLFAPFILAGLVAGGWSYGWFWLRGQAEQKMDAQAADLKSRGYDLSWSNRTFHGFPFRLNVDLTDARVAEPTGWAVRAPVLKGEAAIFDVTHWVLVAPQGVVLTRPEAGDVAITGQALRASISHVKETPPRISVEGAGLTFTPATGAKPFQLVSADGMQLHLRAGPDDQGAIFFKADGAKTAFTGLLGRIAQDKTASMTLETKLSHVSALRGRNWEAAVKGWSAAGGQITFEQSQILAGDAEGKAKSGVLSVDSEGRLTGDLEVAIKERVDLDKPIRTPEQALAAAAQAMGREPVIEASLHFRDGRSFLGVLDTGPAPRVY, encoded by the coding sequence ATGACCCATAGCGACGCCGCCCCGTCCCGCAAAGCCCGCCGGAGCCGACTGTTCGCCCCTTTCATCCTCGCCGGCCTCGTCGCGGGCGGTTGGAGCTATGGTTGGTTCTGGCTGCGCGGCCAGGCCGAGCAGAAGATGGACGCCCAGGCGGCGGACCTGAAGTCGCGGGGCTATGACCTGTCGTGGAGCAACCGCACCTTTCACGGCTTTCCGTTCCGCCTGAACGTGGACCTGACCGACGCCCGGGTCGCTGAGCCAACCGGCTGGGCCGTCCGCGCGCCGGTCCTGAAGGGCGAGGCGGCGATCTTCGACGTCACGCATTGGGTGCTGGTCGCCCCGCAGGGTGTGGTGCTGACCCGTCCGGAAGCCGGCGACGTGGCGATCACCGGCCAGGCGCTGCGGGCCAGCATCTCGCACGTCAAGGAGACCCCACCGCGCATTTCGGTCGAGGGCGCGGGCCTGACCTTCACGCCGGCGACCGGCGCCAAGCCGTTCCAGCTGGTCTCGGCCGACGGCATGCAGCTGCATCTGCGCGCGGGTCCGGACGACCAGGGCGCGATCTTCTTCAAGGCCGACGGCGCCAAGACCGCGTTCACCGGCCTCCTGGGCCGCATCGCCCAGGACAAGACCGCCTCAATGACGCTGGAGACCAAGCTCTCACATGTCTCGGCCTTGCGCGGCCGCAACTGGGAAGCCGCCGTGAAGGGCTGGAGCGCCGCCGGCGGCCAGATCACCTTCGAGCAGAGCCAGATCCTGGCCGGCGACGCCGAAGGCAAGGCCAAGTCGGGCGTGCTGTCGGTCGACTCGGAAGGCCGCCTGACCGGCGATCTCGAAGTGGCGATCAAGGAGCGCGTCGACCTCGACAAGCCGATCCGCACGCCGGAGCAGGCCCTGGCGGCCGCCGCCCAGGCGATGGGGCGTGAACCGGTCATCGAGGCCAGCCTGCATTTCCGCGACGGCCGCAGCTTCCTCGGCGTGCTCGACACCGGCCCTGCGCCGCGCGTCTACTGA
- a CDS encoding chorismate mutase, with the protein MGSDATDATPSLEEVRWRLDAIDGELLKLLDERASLAGAVAAAKRASGDTGFGLRPGREAQIVRKLLDAPRKGASNALVIRIWREIMADNLARQGPYQLGVFGGREPARTVELTRLRFGTAPRLSLVPTAQDALAVARAPWGVAVLPLASDTPWWGRLLAEPKLKVFAALPCLATWGPQAALAVAEVEVEPTGGDQTFWVSDSPKSAAAIVETLGQDGVAAELAAEAGGLKLFSLSGFFQPHDERLARAPGQLTGVIGAAPEQFDV; encoded by the coding sequence ATGGGCAGCGACGCGACGGACGCCACACCGTCTCTCGAAGAGGTCCGATGGCGGCTCGACGCCATCGACGGTGAACTGCTGAAGCTGCTCGACGAGCGCGCCAGCCTGGCCGGCGCCGTCGCCGCCGCCAAGCGCGCCTCGGGCGACACCGGCTTTGGCCTGCGCCCCGGCCGCGAGGCCCAGATCGTCCGCAAGCTGCTCGACGCGCCGCGCAAGGGCGCCTCCAACGCCCTGGTCATTCGCATCTGGCGCGAGATCATGGCCGATAACCTGGCGCGCCAGGGCCCCTATCAGCTGGGTGTGTTCGGCGGCCGCGAGCCCGCTCGCACGGTCGAGCTGACCCGCCTGCGCTTCGGGACAGCCCCGCGCCTGTCGCTGGTCCCGACGGCCCAGGACGCCCTGGCCGTCGCGCGAGCCCCTTGGGGCGTCGCGGTGCTGCCGCTGGCCAGCGACACGCCCTGGTGGGGCCGCCTGCTGGCCGAGCCGAAGCTGAAAGTGTTCGCCGCCCTGCCCTGTCTGGCGACCTGGGGCCCCCAAGCGGCCCTGGCCGTCGCCGAGGTCGAGGTCGAGCCCACGGGCGGCGATCAGACCTTCTGGGTGAGCGACTCGCCCAAGAGCGCGGCCGCCATCGTCGAGACCCTGGGCCAGGATGGCGTCGCCGCCGAACTGGCCGCCGAGGCCGGCGGCTTGAAGCTCTTTTCGCTCTCCGGCTTCTTCCAGCCGCACGACGAGCGGCTGGCGCGCGCGCCCGGGCAACTGACAGGCGTCATCGGGGCTGCGCCCGAGCAGTTCGACGTGTAA
- the hisC gene encoding histidinol-phosphate transaminase: protein MTASAADRFAAPRPVPKAGILDIHAYVGGKSKVEGVAHPVKLSSNENILGSSDKAKAAYRDAVDRLHIYPDGKANILREAVAKRFNLEPERLTFGDGSDEIFALLCQVYLEPGDNIVQGEHGFAAYAIGARACQAQVRMAKEINHRIDVDEVAKCVDERTRLVFIANPANPTGTWLTGEEIRALHAALPPSVVLVLDGAYAEFCSDPRFEDGLDLARSAENVIVTRTFSKLHGLAALRVGWGYAPSHIIEPIERIRPPFNTSIPAQEAAVAALFDDDFQARSLALVEQWRPWLTQQLGGLGLEVTPSAANFVLATFPTTPGKTALEAEAFLASKGYLVRAVANYGLPNAIRITIGLEEQNRAVVEHLTQFMGR from the coding sequence ATGACCGCCTCCGCCGCCGACCGCTTCGCCGCGCCCCGCCCCGTCCCCAAGGCCGGGATCCTGGACATCCACGCCTATGTCGGCGGCAAGTCGAAGGTCGAAGGCGTCGCCCATCCGGTGAAGCTGTCGAGCAACGAGAACATCCTGGGCAGCAGCGACAAGGCCAAGGCGGCCTATCGCGACGCCGTCGATCGCCTGCACATCTATCCGGACGGCAAGGCCAATATCCTGCGTGAAGCCGTCGCCAAGCGCTTCAACCTTGAGCCCGAGCGCCTGACCTTCGGCGACGGCAGCGACGAGATCTTCGCCCTGCTGTGCCAAGTCTATCTGGAGCCCGGCGACAACATCGTCCAGGGCGAGCACGGCTTCGCCGCCTACGCCATCGGCGCTCGCGCCTGCCAGGCGCAGGTGCGGATGGCCAAGGAGATCAACCACCGCATCGACGTCGATGAGGTCGCCAAGTGCGTGGACGAGCGCACGCGCCTCGTCTTCATCGCCAATCCGGCCAACCCGACCGGCACGTGGCTGACCGGCGAGGAGATCCGCGCCCTGCACGCGGCCCTGCCGCCGTCGGTGGTCCTGGTGCTGGACGGCGCCTATGCCGAGTTCTGCAGCGATCCGCGCTTCGAGGACGGTCTCGATCTGGCCCGCTCCGCCGAGAACGTCATCGTCACCCGCACCTTCTCGAAGCTGCACGGCCTGGCCGCCCTGCGCGTCGGCTGGGGCTATGCGCCCAGCCACATCATCGAACCGATCGAGCGCATCCGTCCGCCGTTCAACACCTCGATCCCCGCCCAGGAAGCGGCGGTCGCGGCGCTGTTCGACGACGACTTCCAGGCCCGTTCGCTGGCCCTGGTCGAGCAGTGGCGGCCGTGGCTGACCCAGCAGCTGGGCGGCCTTGGCCTGGAGGTCACGCCGTCGGCGGCCAACTTCGTGCTGGCGACCTTCCCGACCACGCCCGGCAAGACCGCCTTGGAGGCCGAGGCCTTCCTGGCGTCCAAGGGCTACCTGGTCCGCGCGGTCGCCAACTATGGCCTGCCGAACGCGATCCGGATCACCATCGGCCTGGAAGAGCAGAACCGCGCCGTGGTCGAGCACCTGACCCAGTTCATGGGCCGCTAG
- a CDS encoding prephenate/arogenate dehydrogenase family protein, which yields MSNPGILYPKMTVIGAGLIGGSIIRAAREHGVVGEITVADASEAHRSRIAELGVAEHVTGDIAEAVKDADLVVIATPVLSIPDLAAQVIPKMKAGATLTDVGSTKGNVAEAFRAQDISKIHAIPGHPIAGTEQSGPDAGFAELFENRWTILTPLDSEDEAYAAAVARLSTFWRAFGAQVELMEEKHHDLVLAVVSHLPHLIAYTIVGSAADLENVTENEVIKYSASGFRDFTRIAASDPTMWRDIFVANKDAVLEMLGRFTEDLQAMSRAIRWGDADTLHAHFTRTRAIRRGIVAAGQESAEPNFGRDRGKH from the coding sequence ATGTCTAATCCCGGTATCCTCTATCCCAAGATGACCGTGATCGGGGCCGGCCTGATCGGCGGCTCGATCATCCGCGCGGCGCGCGAGCACGGCGTGGTCGGCGAGATCACCGTGGCCGACGCCAGCGAGGCGCACCGGAGCCGTATCGCCGAGCTGGGCGTCGCTGAACACGTCACCGGCGACATCGCCGAGGCGGTCAAGGACGCCGACCTCGTGGTGATCGCCACGCCGGTGCTGTCGATCCCCGACCTCGCCGCCCAGGTGATCCCTAAGATGAAGGCGGGCGCCACCCTGACCGACGTCGGCTCGACCAAGGGCAATGTCGCCGAGGCCTTCCGCGCCCAGGACATCTCGAAGATCCACGCCATCCCCGGCCACCCGATCGCCGGCACCGAGCAGTCGGGCCCCGACGCCGGTTTCGCCGAGCTGTTCGAGAACCGCTGGACGATCCTGACGCCGCTGGACAGCGAGGACGAGGCCTACGCCGCCGCCGTCGCCCGCCTCTCGACCTTCTGGCGCGCCTTCGGGGCCCAGGTCGAGCTGATGGAGGAGAAGCACCACGACCTGGTGCTGGCCGTCGTCTCCCACCTGCCCCACCTGATCGCCTACACGATCGTCGGCAGCGCGGCGGACCTCGAGAACGTCACCGAGAACGAGGTCATCAAGTACTCGGCCTCGGGTTTCCGCGACTTCACCCGCATCGCCGCCAGCGACCCGACCATGTGGCGCGACATCTTCGTGGCCAACAAGGACGCCGTGCTGGAGATGCTGGGCCGCTTCACCGAGGACCTGCAGGCCATGAGCCGCGCGATCCGCTGGGGCGACGCCGACACCCTGCACGCCCACTTCACCCGCACCCGCGCCATCCGCCGCGGCATCGTGGCGGCGGGCCAGGAAAGCGCCGAGCCGAACTTCGGGCGGGATCGCGGCAAGCACTGA
- a CDS encoding calcium-binding protein: MRRMLLAALATCATVAAGAALAQEGPPPGMRMPAPEDIFKRWDANSDGFVDKAEWTGAGRPEDRFAMIDANKDGKITLDELKTAFETMRQRRMQQGDGPPPGPPPGPPPEGPMPQN; encoded by the coding sequence ATGCGCCGCATGCTTCTCGCCGCGCTCGCGACCTGCGCTACTGTCGCCGCGGGCGCAGCTCTCGCCCAAGAAGGACCGCCGCCCGGCATGCGCATGCCGGCGCCGGAAGACATCTTCAAGCGCTGGGACGCCAACAGCGACGGTTTCGTCGACAAGGCCGAATGGACCGGCGCCGGCCGTCCTGAAGACCGTTTCGCGATGATCGACGCCAATAAGGACGGCAAGATCACCCTCGACGAGCTGAAGACCGCCTTCGAGACGATGCGTCAGCGTCGCATGCAGCAGGGCGACGGCCCGCCGCCCGGCCCGCCCCCCGGTCCGCCGCCGGAAGGCCCCATGCCTCAGAACTGA
- a CDS encoding ATP-binding protein: MAVQAAAAIGVTLATLPSERPVYWMWLTATLAVLAARVVVDRLLASALKGGPLARHLDQIVLAFSAGLLISAALWALLAWARFPIDSQRTRFVIIVVLSALAGGATGVLSPMKATGRIYISLILLPASAALLIGPDRALGLLGVAFWLVMLAGHRNNHALLVDSVQLRDQNRDLVEALARRSHDLNSLNQELEARVALRTRQLQEATERAQSANEAKSRFLATVSHEMRTPLNAILGLGQILARSSLNRKQREQVVEMKGAARRLRMMIDDVLDLCQLDDGELQLKPRPFQLTALAQSLDNLHRPTAEARGLRLTMQLEAGQGESRLGDIDRLRQVISVLIDNALKFTHEGGVDCRISGAGDDLRIEVSDTGDGVAPEKMAVIFERFSQIDDSTKRAAGGIGLGLALCQGLVAKMGGDMSASSRPGRGSTFSLRIPCPTIAETPQRAPGPRAEDEEHPTLLVVDDNAMNREIIAALVEPFGIACGFAADGREAVEAWRSQPWDAIFMDVHMPVMDGVEATRAIRREEGRLGRPRVPIVAVTASLMEQETAGYHAAGMDDVLPKPIEVSALAEMLARCVGGETSET, translated from the coding sequence ATGGCTGTGCAAGCCGCGGCCGCGATCGGCGTGACCCTGGCCACCTTGCCGTCCGAACGGCCGGTGTACTGGATGTGGCTCACGGCGACCCTGGCCGTCCTGGCCGCGCGCGTGGTTGTGGATCGCCTGCTGGCTTCGGCGTTGAAGGGCGGCCCGCTCGCGCGCCACCTGGACCAGATCGTCCTCGCCTTCTCCGCCGGCCTGCTGATCAGCGCCGCCTTGTGGGCCCTGCTGGCTTGGGCGCGCTTTCCCATAGACAGCCAGCGTACGCGCTTCGTGATCATCGTGGTGTTGTCGGCCTTGGCTGGCGGCGCCACCGGCGTCCTGTCGCCGATGAAGGCGACGGGACGAATCTATATCTCGCTGATCCTGCTGCCAGCGTCCGCGGCTCTGCTAATCGGCCCTGATCGCGCCTTGGGCTTGCTGGGCGTCGCGTTCTGGCTGGTCATGCTGGCGGGCCATCGCAACAACCACGCCCTGCTGGTCGACTCCGTCCAGCTGCGCGACCAGAACCGCGACCTGGTCGAGGCCCTGGCGCGCCGCAGCCACGATCTCAATAGCCTGAACCAGGAGCTGGAGGCCCGGGTCGCGCTGCGCACCCGCCAATTGCAGGAAGCCACCGAGCGCGCTCAAAGCGCCAACGAGGCCAAGTCACGCTTCCTGGCCACGGTCAGTCACGAGATGCGCACGCCGCTGAACGCCATCCTCGGCCTGGGACAGATCCTGGCCCGCTCCTCGCTCAACAGGAAGCAGCGCGAACAGGTGGTGGAGATGAAGGGCGCCGCCCGACGGCTGCGCATGATGATCGACGACGTGCTGGATCTTTGCCAGCTGGACGACGGCGAACTGCAGCTGAAGCCTCGGCCGTTCCAGCTGACCGCCCTGGCGCAATCGCTGGACAATCTTCATCGGCCGACGGCCGAGGCGCGCGGCCTGCGCTTGACCATGCAACTCGAGGCGGGCCAGGGCGAGAGCAGGCTCGGCGACATTGACCGCCTGCGCCAGGTGATCAGCGTCCTGATCGACAACGCCTTGAAGTTCACCCATGAGGGCGGCGTCGATTGCCGGATCAGCGGCGCGGGCGATGACCTGCGGATCGAGGTCAGCGACACCGGCGACGGCGTCGCGCCCGAAAAAATGGCGGTGATCTTCGAGCGCTTCAGCCAGATCGACGACTCGACCAAGCGCGCGGCGGGCGGCATCGGCCTGGGTCTGGCGCTCTGCCAAGGCCTGGTCGCCAAGATGGGCGGCGATATGTCGGCCTCCTCGCGGCCCGGTCGCGGATCGACCTTCAGTCTGCGCATCCCCTGCCCGACCATCGCCGAGACGCCGCAACGCGCGCCGGGTCCGCGCGCCGAGGATGAGGAACATCCCACCCTGCTGGTCGTCGACGACAACGCCATGAACCGCGAGATCATCGCCGCCCTGGTCGAGCCGTTCGGCATCGCCTGCGGCTTCGCCGCCGATGGTCGCGAAGCGGTGGAGGCCTGGCGGAGTCAGCCTTGGGACGCGATCTTCATGGACGTCCACATGCCGGTGATGGACGGCGTGGAAGCCACCCGCGCCATTCGTCGGGAAGAAGGCCGCCTGGGACGGCCGCGCGTGCCGATCGTGGCGGTGACCGCCAGCCTGATGGAACAGGAAACCGCCGGCTACCACGCCGCCGGCATGGATGATGTTCTGCCCAAGCCGATCGAAGTCAGCGCCCTGGCCGAGATGCTGGCCCGCTGCGTCGGCGGCGAGACGTCCGAGACCTGA